A region of the Candidatus Rokuibacteriota bacterium genome:
GAGGGGACCTCAGCCTCCGGGCGTGGGGGGCAGCTTGAAGACCTTCTCGCCGGGTTTGACGAGTCCGAGGGATTCACGGGCGAGTTGCTCGATGTAGTCGGGATCGCTGCGCAGGCGATCGATGGCCGCCGAGAGGCGGCCGGCCTCGGCGCGGAGCGCGGCGATGTCGCGCTCGAGACGCTCCACCTCCTGTGTCATCTGCCAGACGCGCGCGAGGCTCGAGCCCCCGTAGGCGAGGAGGAGCAGTGCCCCCGCAGCCAGGCACCCCGCGACGGCCACCCGCCCGGTCACCGCGCGCCGCCCCGGAAGGCCGCCCGGCCCGGCCACACCGCCGCCGTGCCCAGCTCCTCCTCGATGCGCAGGAGCTGGTTGTACTTGG
Encoded here:
- a CDS encoding septum formation initiator family protein; protein product: MTGRVAVAGCLAAGALLLLAYGGSSLARVWQMTQEVERLERDIAALRAEAGRLSAAIDRLRSDPDYIEQLARESLGLVKPGEKVFKLPPTPGG